From Candidatus Methylomirabilota bacterium, one genomic window encodes:
- a CDS encoding uracil-DNA glycosylase encodes MEALCRQVIACRRCPRLVRHRERTAQEKVRRYRDWDYWGRPVPGFGDPTARLLVVGLAPAAHGGNRTGRIFTGDRSGDFLYRALHRAGFASQPTSTDRNDGLHLTDCYITAAVRCAPPDNKPTPIELERCRPFLLEELTLLRKIRVIVALGQIAFRACLHALETHGVPLPTPTPRFGHGQVTIFQHDLVLIASYHPSQQNTQTGRLTETMFQQIFDVARRYLDASSGESATG; translated from the coding sequence CTGGAGGCGCTTTGCCGACAGGTTATCGCCTGCCGGCGATGCCCGAGGCTGGTGCGACATCGAGAGCGGACGGCTCAAGAGAAGGTGCGGCGCTACCGCGATTGGGACTACTGGGGACGACCGGTCCCCGGTTTCGGCGATCCGACCGCCCGGCTATTGGTAGTCGGCTTGGCGCCCGCAGCTCACGGTGGCAATCGGACCGGTCGAATCTTTACCGGGGATCGGAGCGGCGACTTCTTGTACCGGGCGCTCCACCGGGCTGGGTTCGCCAGTCAGCCGACCTCAACCGATCGCAATGATGGCCTTCACCTCACGGATTGCTATATCACTGCCGCTGTCCGATGCGCCCCACCAGACAACAAGCCAACCCCAATCGAACTTGAGCGCTGTCGCCCCTTCCTCCTGGAGGAACTCACGCTACTCCGGAAGATCCGGGTGATCGTGGCCTTGGGCCAGATCGCCTTCCGGGCCTGCCTTCATGCTCTGGAGACACATGGCGTTCCGCTGCCGACCCCCACGCCACGCTTCGGACATGGACAGGTCACGATCTTTCAGCATGATCTCGTGCTGATCGCCTCGTATCATCCGAGCCAACAGAATACTCAGACCGGCAGATTGACCGAAACGATGTTCCAGCAGATTTTTGACGTAGCAAGGCGCTATCTGGATGCAAGTTCTGGTGAATCAGCGACGGGATAA
- a CDS encoding S41 family peptidase has protein sequence MRSGGPFWKGRKGIVVALILALLVIGGGVHHEVTAVEDSYERLKVFAEVLSLIQANYVEETKPRDLIYSGIKGMLESLDPHSAFMPPDIFKEMQVETQGSFGGLGIEITVKDRMLTVVAPIEGTPADRAGIHPGDRIIKIDGSPTKDMTLMEAVKKLRGAKGTSVTLVILREESPGPFELTLVREVIEVKSVKAKDLGDGVAYVRISAFQERTGKDLQKAIEQLGQNGMSAMVLDLRNNPGGLLNQAVQVSDLFLDQGQLIVYTEGRIKNQNLRFSAEHGNQIPKVPMVVLVNGGSASASEIVAGALQDWKRAVVLGTKTFGKGSVQTVVPLSDGSGLRLTTAKYFTPKGRSIHGTGLMPDIIVEAPRPAMAKAQVSPVEKAGEPGKERPEKRQEKKISEEEGDATLQIGKQEGPDPNSDVQLKRAMEILKASQILEKGLTKGNAG, from the coding sequence ATGAGATCTGGAGGTCCTTTTTGGAAGGGGCGGAAGGGCATAGTCGTCGCACTGATTCTGGCGCTGTTGGTCATCGGTGGCGGCGTCCACCATGAGGTCACGGCTGTCGAGGACAGCTACGAGCGGTTGAAGGTCTTCGCCGAGGTCCTGTCGCTGATCCAGGCGAATTACGTAGAGGAGACGAAGCCCCGCGACCTTATCTACAGCGGCATTAAAGGGATGCTGGAGTCGCTCGATCCTCATAGCGCGTTCATGCCGCCCGATATCTTCAAAGAGATGCAGGTCGAGACCCAGGGCTCGTTCGGAGGTTTGGGGATCGAAATCACGGTCAAGGACAGGATGCTCACGGTGGTGGCGCCGATCGAAGGGACCCCTGCCGATCGAGCCGGCATTCATCCAGGCGACCGAATCATCAAGATCGACGGGAGCCCGACTAAAGATATGACCCTCATGGAGGCGGTGAAAAAACTCCGCGGTGCTAAGGGTACGAGCGTCACCCTGGTTATCCTCCGCGAGGAGTCCCCTGGGCCGTTCGAGCTGACGTTGGTTCGGGAGGTCATCGAGGTCAAGAGCGTCAAGGCCAAAGACCTGGGCGATGGGGTCGCTTACGTCAGGATCAGCGCGTTCCAGGAGCGGACCGGGAAGGATCTTCAGAAGGCAATCGAACAGTTGGGACAGAACGGGATGTCCGCGATGGTACTGGATCTTCGCAACAACCCGGGCGGCCTCTTGAATCAGGCTGTCCAGGTGTCCGATCTGTTCCTGGACCAAGGGCAGCTCATCGTCTACACCGAGGGTCGGATCAAGAACCAGAATCTCCGCTTCTCGGCCGAACACGGGAATCAGATCCCCAAGGTCCCTATGGTCGTGCTGGTGAATGGGGGGTCCGCCAGCGCCTCCGAAATTGTCGCAGGCGCGCTTCAGGACTGGAAGAGGGCAGTGGTCCTTGGGACCAAAACCTTCGGGAAGGGATCGGTGCAGACGGTTGTTCCGCTAAGCGATGGATCCGGTCTGCGTTTGACCACGGCGAAGTACTTCACGCCAAAGGGGCGATCAATCCACGGCACAGGACTTATGCCTGATATCATTGTGGAGGCGCCACGGCCCGCCATGGCGAAGGCGCAAGTTAGCCCCGTTGAAAAGGCGGGTGAGCCGGGAAAGGAGCGGCCTGAGAAGAGACAGGAGAAAAAGATTTCCGAAGAGGAGGGAGACGCAACTCTCCAGATCGGCAAGCAAGAGGGGCCAGATCCGAACAGCGATGTCCAGTTAAAGCGGGCGATGGAGATTCTCAAGGCGAGTCAGATCCTCGAAAAGGGTCTTACGAAGGGAAACGCAGGCTAA
- the tsaD gene encoding tRNA (adenosine(37)-N6)-threonylcarbamoyltransferase complex transferase subunit TsaD yields the protein MAHLTLGIETSCDETAAAILEDGRHIRSSVVASQDILHAPYGGVVPELASRRHVEAIWPVVQEAFMRAEVGLGDLDGIAATAGPGLIGSLLVGLCFGKALAFAGGIPLVGVNHLEGHLYAALLDHEGLSFPFTGLVASGGHTHLYLATAPGNYRLLGRTRDDAAGEAFDKVAKLLSLGYPGGPLIEEWARKGDPNVVRFPRPVPSRGSYDFSFSGLKTAVVNYVQRVKGEGQNPPTPPLQKGGTGGFGERGAVGATLDSAFVANICAGFQEAVVDVLVRVSLAAAKASASRRLVLAGGVACNGRLRSKLADRAVEEGIQVYYPKPSLCTDNAAMIAAAGYPRLLRGERALLSLNADADLTLSLM from the coding sequence ATGGCACACCTGACCTTGGGGATCGAAACGTCCTGCGATGAGACAGCGGCCGCTATCCTGGAGGATGGCCGACATATCCGCTCTTCCGTCGTCGCCTCCCAGGATATTCTCCACGCCCCCTACGGCGGGGTCGTCCCTGAGCTGGCCTCCCGACGTCACGTCGAGGCGATCTGGCCGGTGGTCCAGGAGGCGTTCATGAGAGCGGAGGTCGGCCTTGGCGACCTTGATGGTATTGCGGCAACGGCCGGACCAGGGCTGATCGGTTCCCTGCTGGTCGGTCTCTGCTTCGGGAAGGCGCTCGCCTTTGCCGGTGGTATCCCACTGGTCGGCGTGAACCACCTGGAGGGACATCTGTATGCCGCCTTGCTGGATCACGAGGGACTTTCTTTTCCCTTCACCGGACTCGTGGCATCGGGCGGCCACACCCACCTGTATCTGGCCACAGCCCCTGGTAATTATCGCCTGCTTGGTCGGACCAGGGACGATGCGGCGGGAGAGGCGTTCGACAAGGTGGCGAAGCTGCTCAGCCTCGGTTATCCGGGCGGGCCGCTGATCGAGGAGTGGGCGCGGAAGGGCGATCCGAACGTTGTACGATTTCCCAGACCGGTTCCTTCGCGAGGTTCATACGATTTCAGCTTCAGCGGCCTGAAGACCGCGGTGGTCAATTACGTGCAAAGGGTGAAGGGTGAAGGCCAAAATCCCCCCACCCCCCCTTTACAAAAGGGGGGCACGGGGGGATTTGGAGAACGAGGTGCAGTGGGAGCTACCCTGGACTCTGCGTTTGTCGCGAACATCTGCGCTGGATTCCAGGAGGCGGTGGTGGATGTGCTAGTTCGCGTCAGCCTGGCGGCGGCGAAGGCGTCCGCCTCTCGTCGCCTCGTCCTGGCAGGAGGGGTGGCCTGCAACGGCAGGCTTCGGTCGAAGCTTGCAGACCGTGCAGTAGAGGAAGGCATACAGGTCTACTACCCCAAACCGTCTCTTTGCACCGATAACGCCGCCATGATTGCTGCCGCCGGTTACCCTCGCCTTCTGCGCGGCGAGCGAGCGTTACTTTCGTTAAACGCCGATGCCGATCTCACTCTGAGCTTGATGTAA
- a CDS encoding peptidoglycan DD-metalloendopeptidase family protein yields MARSPCTLLAVMALIATFFLVSSSGLAAEPRMGSSSRLRKKREELSHVKKELDRERKQAQRVAQKERTLSEELDRIDRELQQKGRELKELQVKLKIGTERLQTTQRDIKLTRTHLDQLQDLFRRRVRAIYKQGRYGYVQALLSSEDLSGAERRIRYLATIANQDQRMVAAYTATLQTLGTQQAELERSKAELTLGQKTVTEKREEILEQKYARRVLLAKVQEEKKGHLAAVRELELAARELQSLIGRLQQQRRLQIGRAPHPAPSRTTGLTEEPNGSFASLKGRLPWPTAGVLASTFGRKEHARYRTVTFNHGIEINAPDGQKIASVSDGVVLYADWFKGYGRLIVLDHGEGYYTVYAHAAEILVKVGDQVAKGQTIGSVGSSGSVTGSQLYFEVRYRGGPQDPVAWLAPM; encoded by the coding sequence ATGGCTCGTTCACCTTGTACCCTTCTGGCAGTGATGGCCCTTATAGCGACCTTTTTTCTCGTCTCTTCATCCGGCCTGGCGGCTGAACCAAGGATGGGCTCCTCATCGCGCCTCCGCAAGAAGCGCGAAGAGCTCAGTCACGTAAAAAAAGAGCTCGACCGTGAGCGTAAGCAGGCGCAGCGGGTAGCGCAGAAAGAGCGAACACTTTCCGAGGAGTTGGACCGGATTGATCGGGAGCTTCAGCAGAAGGGACGGGAACTGAAAGAGCTGCAGGTCAAGCTGAAAATCGGCACGGAACGGCTTCAGACTACTCAGCGCGATATCAAGCTGACCCGGACTCACCTTGACCAGTTACAGGACCTGTTTCGGAGGCGTGTCCGCGCCATCTATAAACAGGGGCGGTATGGCTATGTCCAGGCCCTCCTATCCTCGGAGGATCTGTCGGGCGCCGAGCGCCGCATACGATATCTGGCGACGATTGCGAATCAGGATCAGCGAATGGTTGCTGCGTACACCGCTACCCTCCAGACGCTTGGGACTCAGCAGGCCGAACTGGAACGATCGAAGGCTGAGCTGACCCTGGGACAGAAGACCGTTACAGAAAAGCGCGAAGAGATCTTGGAACAGAAGTATGCCAGACGCGTGTTGTTGGCCAAGGTGCAGGAAGAAAAGAAGGGGCACCTGGCGGCAGTTCGGGAACTGGAGCTGGCAGCCCGCGAGCTCCAGAGCCTCATCGGTCGCCTGCAGCAACAGAGGCGGCTCCAGATCGGGAGAGCGCCTCATCCCGCACCGTCTCGGACCACTGGCTTGACTGAAGAACCAAACGGATCGTTTGCATCGCTCAAGGGCCGCTTGCCGTGGCCTACCGCCGGCGTCCTGGCCTCCACATTCGGCCGGAAGGAGCACGCACGCTACAGGACGGTGACCTTCAACCACGGCATCGAGATCAATGCTCCAGACGGACAAAAGATCGCTTCGGTCTCCGACGGCGTTGTGCTGTACGCCGATTGGTTCAAAGGGTATGGCCGCTTGATCGTCCTTGACCACGGGGAAGGATACTACACCGTCTATGCGCATGCCGCAGAGATCCTCGTCAAGGTGGGTGATCAAGTGGCGAAGGGACAGACCATCGGGTCGGTGGGCAGTTCGGGGTCGGTAACCGGATCACAACTTTATTTCGAAGTACGGTATCGGGGTGGGCCTCAGGATCCCGTAGCCTGGCTTGCCCCCATGTGA
- a CDS encoding HAD family hydrolase has translation MNQRRDNDTAQMAGTKSGCRRAVLLDFDHTLFDTDRFFWVDLKSAFTQFGVSDDAWEKSYETIWPSGYSLQKHLEALFRLGAIPSASIASAMQEALEQTFSDLRPYLFPDVVVFLNAARRREFDLLLLSFGDPAWQSYKVRASGLTSYFTQIVYTPHEKGKADMLVTLASTYAEIHVIDNNPADLDAMKTSIPRLHTYLICRVEPSALEGADPLVRDRFREAARYLTIPSRLPHRQCRNLNEVPLPWPN, from the coding sequence GTGAATCAGCGACGGGATAACGACACAGCGCAGATGGCGGGAACTAAATCCGGCTGTCGGCGAGCTGTTTTGCTGGATTTCGATCATACCCTCTTTGATACGGATCGTTTCTTTTGGGTCGATCTGAAGTCTGCCTTTACTCAATTCGGCGTCTCCGATGACGCCTGGGAAAAGAGCTACGAGACGATCTGGCCATCAGGATATTCGCTCCAGAAGCACCTGGAGGCGCTTTTCAGGCTGGGCGCCATCCCATCCGCCTCCATAGCTTCTGCGATGCAAGAGGCCCTAGAACAGACTTTTTCTGACCTGCGCCCGTACCTGTTCCCCGATGTTGTAGTGTTTCTGAATGCGGCGCGCCGTCGAGAGTTCGATCTGCTCCTGCTCTCCTTCGGTGACCCGGCTTGGCAAAGCTATAAGGTACGAGCCTCCGGGCTTACCTCGTATTTCACGCAGATCGTGTATACACCACACGAAAAAGGGAAAGCAGACATGCTTGTTACGCTTGCTTCAACCTATGCGGAGATCCACGTCATCGATAACAATCCGGCTGATCTTGATGCCATGAAGACGTCCATCCCTCGACTGCACACGTATCTGATCTGTCGCGTCGAGCCATCCGCGCTTGAGGGGGCTGACCCGCTAGTGCGGGATCGCTTCCGCGAGGCCGCCAGGTATCTCACAATCCCCTCCCGCTTGCCGCACCGGCAATGCCGGAACTTGAATGAGGTGCCCCTTCCATGGCCGAACTGA
- the ftsE gene encoding cell division ATP-binding protein FtsE — protein MIQMFHVYKTFGKDLEALVDVDLHIHKGEMVFLAGPNGAGKSTLLRLIFCDELPTSGQILVNGRNIVRMKPRAVPYLRRTLGIVFQDFKLLRDRTVAENLALVARVVGMTTLEAQRKVEQLLKLVGLSHKAQMTPVKLSTGEQQRVAMARALMNDPLVILADEPTGNLDPELATDVLQLLSEINAQGTTVLVATHNLKLAQEAGCRTVFLKHGRIVEEWQRVNGLAGPARLKSLG, from the coding sequence ATGATCCAGATGTTCCATGTATACAAAACGTTTGGAAAAGATCTGGAGGCCCTGGTCGATGTCGATCTTCATATTCACAAAGGAGAGATGGTCTTTCTGGCGGGTCCTAACGGCGCCGGGAAAAGCACGCTGCTCCGCTTGATCTTTTGCGATGAGCTTCCTACCTCCGGCCAGATCCTGGTCAATGGCCGCAACATCGTCCGCATGAAACCAAGAGCCGTCCCATATCTGAGGCGGACTCTGGGGATCGTCTTTCAGGATTTCAAGCTCCTTCGCGACCGGACCGTCGCGGAGAATCTTGCCCTGGTTGCCAGAGTGGTCGGCATGACGACGCTGGAGGCCCAGCGCAAGGTCGAGCAACTACTGAAGCTGGTCGGGCTGTCGCACAAGGCGCAGATGACGCCGGTTAAGCTGTCAACCGGCGAGCAGCAGCGGGTGGCAATGGCGAGGGCGCTGATGAATGATCCTCTCGTCATTTTGGCTGATGAGCCGACCGGGAACCTGGATCCTGAGCTGGCCACAGACGTGCTGCAATTGCTTTCTGAGATTAACGCGCAGGGGACTACGGTCTTGGTAGCCACTCACAATCTCAAGCTGGCACAGGAGGCGGGCTGCCGCACAGTTTTCCTCAAGCACGGCAGGATCGTCGAGGAATGGCAGCGAGTGAATGGGCTGGCAGGCCCGGCTCGACTGAAGAGTTTGGGGTGA
- a CDS encoding deoxyribonuclease IV — translation MTQKSQQLAGADLLLGAHMSIAGGVDLAPLRGQQVGCRTIQLFTKSSNQWRARSLPSEEIDRFRTNLQAAAIAPTIAHGAYLINLASTDPVLHQRSMAACLEEIERAEALSIPYLVIHPGAHMGAGEEVGLRRVASSLRELLKRTKGYRVQVVLETTAGQGTTLGHRFEQIALLLNQIDLPERTGVCLDTCHLFAAGYDIRTSEGYDAVLREFDQVVGLSCLRVIHLNDSKKQLGCRVDRHEHIGKGTIGLEAFRCLITDSRLCEIPMIIETPKDGDFVKADRRNLKTLQELAKKQPVA, via the coding sequence ATGACGCAGAAATCGCAGCAGCTCGCTGGGGCCGACCTGCTCCTCGGCGCTCACATGTCGATCGCGGGAGGGGTCGATCTGGCGCCGCTGCGGGGTCAGCAAGTTGGCTGTCGGACGATCCAGCTTTTCACCAAAAGCAGTAATCAGTGGCGGGCCAGGTCCTTACCCTCCGAAGAGATCGACCGATTCCGTACAAATCTTCAGGCTGCTGCCATCGCTCCGACCATAGCTCACGGCGCCTATCTGATCAATCTGGCGTCAACGGATCCAGTATTGCATCAGAGATCGATGGCCGCCTGCCTGGAGGAAATCGAGCGGGCCGAGGCGCTGAGCATCCCGTATTTAGTGATTCATCCAGGAGCCCACATGGGAGCCGGCGAGGAAGTGGGATTACGACGGGTGGCTAGCAGTCTCCGGGAACTGCTGAAGCGGACGAAGGGCTATCGGGTCCAGGTGGTGCTCGAGACCACGGCCGGCCAGGGAACCACCTTGGGGCATCGCTTCGAGCAGATCGCGCTGCTTCTGAATCAGATCGATCTGCCGGAGCGGACGGGGGTCTGCCTGGATACCTGCCACCTGTTTGCGGCCGGCTACGACATCCGGACATCCGAAGGATATGACGCCGTCCTGCGTGAGTTCGATCAGGTCGTGGGCCTCTCCTGTCTCAGAGTCATTCACCTCAACGACAGTAAAAAGCAGTTGGGATGTCGCGTGGACCGCCACGAGCACATCGGCAAGGGGACGATCGGCCTTGAGGCGTTCCGCTGCCTGATTACCGATTCCCGCCTGTGTGAGATTCCGATGATCATCGAAACCCCGAAGGACGGCGACTTCGTCAAGGCCGATCGCCGCAATCTGAAGACCCTCCAAGAGCTTGCGAAGAAGCAGCCGGTGGCGTGA
- the def gene encoding peptide deformylase, whose protein sequence is MAKLPILLYPSPVIRKKSRLVTSIDGELQRFMDDMVETMYAAPGMGLAAPQVGALKQVIVLDPSDDRASRRPLVLINPVLVAGEGHIVEEEGCLCIPDLNEPVSRFKQVVVKAYDRNEKEITLEGTDLLARILQHEIDHLDGVLFIDRLSTAKRLLLKRRLKKAAKD, encoded by the coding sequence ATGGCGAAACTGCCGATCCTGCTTTACCCATCCCCCGTCATCCGAAAGAAGTCGCGGTTGGTCACATCGATTGACGGCGAACTGCAGCGCTTCATGGATGACATGGTGGAAACCATGTATGCGGCGCCAGGCATGGGGCTTGCCGCTCCCCAGGTGGGAGCACTCAAGCAGGTCATCGTCCTGGACCCGTCCGACGATCGTGCATCCCGCCGACCCCTGGTCCTTATCAATCCCGTGCTGGTCGCTGGTGAAGGACACATCGTGGAGGAAGAGGGATGCCTCTGCATCCCTGACCTGAATGAGCCGGTCTCGCGATTCAAGCAGGTGGTTGTGAAGGCCTATGACCGGAATGAGAAGGAGATCACTCTGGAGGGAACTGACTTGCTGGCGCGTATCCTGCAGCACGAGATCGATCACCTGGATGGTGTCTTATTCATCGACCGCCTGAGCACGGCTAAGCGTCTTTTGCTCAAGCGACGGCTCAAGAAGGCCGCAAAAGACTAG
- a CDS encoding peptidylprolyl isomerase yields MNRRRVRGVKSPHPPAKGGHGEIWSRGCAAAAILLGILTAQSSEAVILDRIVAVVNDDVITLTEVQEEGLQAIRRIVQDTLGAERERQLRSTERQILDELILRRLQLQEAKKEKIEATPTEIQSAIEELKKRNGLNSDEDLKAALSRELLSEEQFRKGITDQVTLTKLVARRVRAKVVVLDEEVQQYYQQQQDQFREIPQFKIRHLLVAIPPQATPSELLRAKNRIEEAQALLKTGTNFSTVAEQYSEGPLASSSGEVWTMKRGELAPELEQAALTLPIGQPSGIITTPAGFHIIVVEERVPGRPLPFEQVKERLRTILFDQRTEAKFKEWIEDLKTKANIEMKL; encoded by the coding sequence ATGAACAGGCGCAGGGTGCGGGGCGTAAAATCCCCCCACCCCCCCGCAAAAGGGGGGCACGGAGAGATTTGGAGTAGGGGGTGCGCCGCCGCAGCCATCCTGCTCGGTATCCTCACAGCCCAGAGTTCCGAAGCAGTCATCCTCGATCGCATCGTCGCCGTTGTCAACGATGACGTGATTACGTTGACCGAGGTGCAAGAGGAAGGACTCCAGGCCATTCGAAGGATTGTGCAAGACACGCTGGGGGCGGAGCGAGAACGGCAGCTTCGTAGTACGGAACGCCAGATCCTGGACGAGTTGATTCTCAGGAGACTGCAACTCCAGGAGGCGAAGAAGGAGAAGATCGAGGCGACTCCGACAGAGATTCAGTCCGCTATTGAGGAGTTGAAGAAGCGCAACGGGTTGAACAGCGACGAAGATCTGAAGGCTGCGCTGTCCAGAGAACTACTCAGTGAGGAGCAGTTTCGGAAAGGGATCACCGACCAGGTGACCCTGACAAAGCTGGTGGCGAGGCGGGTGCGAGCCAAGGTCGTGGTGCTTGACGAGGAGGTTCAGCAATATTACCAGCAACAGCAGGACCAATTCAGAGAGATCCCCCAGTTCAAGATTCGCCATCTCCTCGTGGCTATACCGCCGCAAGCGACGCCCAGCGAGCTGTTGCGCGCCAAGAACCGGATTGAGGAGGCGCAGGCGCTTCTCAAGACGGGGACCAATTTCTCTACGGTCGCCGAGCAGTACTCCGAAGGGCCGCTCGCGTCATCCAGCGGTGAGGTCTGGACGATGAAGCGTGGAGAGCTTGCGCCTGAGTTAGAGCAGGCTGCGCTCACCCTGCCGATCGGGCAGCCCAGCGGCATCATCACGACGCCGGCCGGTTTCCACATCATTGTGGTCGAGGAGCGGGTCCCTGGTCGGCCTCTGCCATTCGAACAGGTGAAGGAGCGCCTCCGCACTATCCTGTTTGATCAGAGGACTGAGGCCAAATTTAAGGAATGGATCGAAGATCTCAAGACCAAGGCCAACATCGAAATGAAATTGTAG
- the ftsX gene encoding permease-like cell division protein FtsX, with product MIEKLKHLLTYALINLVRAGWGGLASIASIAVSFVIIGIFLLLIQHFNALVTEWQEQFQVSVFLDNQITPLQLEMLRRRIENEAAIKTFTFTSKEEALANFRRELKGQESLLEGLGDNPLPASFQLKIREGYQSSEALKALSAFLSRLEGVEDIQYGQEWVERISQAARLIRLLGAIIGSVLTLGSAMIVSNTIRLAVYARAQEIEIMRLVGATKAYIRAPFLVEGMLQGGLGAGLALGVLFAAYRFVAPTFNLASPLFPTVAGRGFLESSMMAGLVGGGAVIGALGSSLAVSRFLKM from the coding sequence ATGATTGAGAAGCTGAAGCATCTCTTGACCTATGCCCTGATCAACCTGGTTCGCGCCGGATGGGGTGGCTTGGCGTCGATTGCCAGCATCGCGGTATCGTTTGTCATCATCGGCATCTTTCTTCTTTTGATTCAACATTTCAACGCACTTGTTACTGAGTGGCAGGAACAGTTCCAGGTGTCTGTCTTTCTGGATAACCAGATTACCCCTTTACAACTGGAGATGCTCAGGCGACGGATCGAGAACGAGGCGGCCATCAAGACCTTCACGTTCACGAGTAAGGAAGAAGCGCTTGCCAACTTCCGCCGGGAACTCAAGGGGCAGGAAAGTCTCCTCGAGGGTCTGGGGGATAACCCGCTCCCCGCGTCGTTCCAACTCAAGATTCGCGAAGGATATCAAAGCTCGGAAGCCCTCAAAGCGCTCAGCGCGTTTCTGAGCCGCCTCGAGGGGGTGGAGGATATCCAGTACGGGCAGGAATGGGTCGAGCGTATATCCCAGGCCGCACGACTCATCAGGCTGCTGGGCGCCATCATCGGTTCGGTGCTCACGCTCGGGTCGGCGATGATCGTCTCGAATACCATTCGACTCGCAGTCTATGCGCGCGCGCAGGAGATTGAGATCATGCGCCTCGTCGGCGCCACCAAGGCATATATCCGCGCCCCCTTCCTGGTGGAGGGGATGCTCCAAGGCGGCCTTGGCGCCGGGCTCGCACTGGGTGTACTGTTCGCGGCCTACCGTTTCGTCGCGCCGACCTTCAATTTAGCCTCCCCGCTCTTCCCGACAGTGGCGGGTCGAGGATTCCTGGAATCGTCGATGATGGCAGGTCTGGTGGGCGGGGGCGCGGTGATCGGCGCCCTGGGCAGCTCGCTCGCTGTCAGCCGCTTCCTCAAGATGTAG